One window of the Bacteroidia bacterium genome contains the following:
- a CDS encoding GNAT family N-acetyltransferase yields METNSKLLYNLISTWRENKETFNPELALEILTETEQYLLEQTEIVVLKKFLNYTSTSIYLKSLETDENRNLWAETVFKVIQASGYNLLDMLEYRIETAPDHIYFQDYSSDKPQTWTYKQVFLHTREIAAALWKTAENNIPRVAIISDNSYESACCDLACLLYDIPVTPLNPHFDNEILDHIFKTLEINIVLTDSENIYERLIQLKNNAQIDITLYFINSESGSEDNNISHFGEFYKRLNGLEISEILVDRVKRDIKQVATVMFTSGSTGLPKGVSFSMYNLVTKRFARAAALPDVGNNEVLLCFLPLYHTFGRFLEMLGMLYWKGTYTFCGNPSTETLIKYFPIVNPTGFISIPLRWSQIHERIIENSERNKKSIIESSDIKEVVGARLRWGLSAAGYLSPDSFKFFEKHNIMLCSGFGMTEATGGITMTKPGHYTENSVGKALPGVYLMLSENSELLLSGHYIAHYLEEANFDNEIEYPHEYEYRLGTGDIFKLLPDEQYQIVDRIKDIYKNNKGQTVAPRVVEQKFEGVAGINRTFLVGDGKPYNVLFIVPNLKEPLLQVCTTKEMLRDYFRQIVELCNQNLAPYDRIINFEILDRDFSHELNELTAKDTFNRKNILKNFSEIIDGLYKNNFVELYFESLTIKIPHWFYRDLRILDDDIFVVDNGLKNRANSKILSIKKHESYLQIGNLNYSLTNNYLDLGIIVRQPLLWCGNYELSSFYPCKEGWDISFGNISIDVHISNQISANYNIKNISQVKDSSLAKTHYLTISAYNDETDKAINSIKELGTMLGDNTKRIEDLIRRKLFALSEHDNEDIRCLAYRTLLLDEPEESYNNLFGWFMNSGKNFLNHESIEILAFSQLEKRRLEALRKRMHTYRNNLEFPTSNIIHQQLNNVFELLVNFVSVHPEYYNSVRAELSAWILLKHDNYLKEIATKYIEELYKEYEGKLENQTLRYSDSETRSKIIFDEALDKIETEKIFSVLSDKTFLKQSILLAFDQATFSLEDVPDNGIWIYAIQSSNKFKNYRLSINTTTNKHFDLLLILSEDINSDDYQQSIYWLLSMAGYPFYPRILPRIGCCRPELKALTVAYKGELNVWKRICQLALMPPEEEAIKTRNRWRRLFVESFTLFYRSWSNSGNKIVPALISPSNVVVSELDYHEGAILQTMSEIKEYQNPLSLVKPMVHNFYIKTVNCYPETKKQLDIRWIFHSCYEALEKTNADNFLNDLLNSFKTENILCPNGENMHEILLEYTRMRKEKFNPSLTLMTAIDEYWDWQKLNKKATAIACEQTIIELQRLYRLYLQPEISRYYLYRQTYFKRADEPIRLAFDKLLDALFSDNNKPALQCIELSDLQEVLVEEHDKLIFSRLVFPAYNVTKKMEIRKIGLKDKEQTAVHSVISDKFGLNYTFRHPDQPLEIGNLYRLFYLENYPKIASTLDRHYILIDSNNKIVGGICYKIVDKNVVLLDAVLITSLLKNRGIGTAMVEDFFCRMQSLNYKTIKTHLYQKRFFEKLGFGTDSRWGERVKFLK; encoded by the coding sequence AAACTTTTAATCCTGAATTAGCCCTTGAAATTCTTACAGAAACGGAACAATATCTTTTAGAACAAACTGAAATTGTTGTATTAAAAAAGTTTTTGAATTATACTTCAACCAGCATTTATTTAAAATCGCTGGAAACTGATGAAAATAGAAATTTATGGGCTGAAACTGTTTTTAAAGTAATTCAGGCATCTGGTTACAATCTGCTCGACATGCTTGAATATCGTATAGAAACCGCACCTGATCATATTTATTTTCAGGATTACTCTTCTGATAAACCTCAGACATGGACTTATAAACAAGTTTTTTTACATACACGTGAAATTGCTGCCGCACTATGGAAAACAGCAGAAAACAATATACCAAGAGTTGCAATAATTTCCGACAATAGTTACGAATCCGCATGTTGTGATCTGGCATGTTTATTATACGACATTCCTGTAACACCATTAAATCCTCATTTTGACAACGAAATATTAGATCATATTTTTAAAACATTAGAAATAAATATTGTTTTAACCGATTCTGAAAACATTTACGAACGTTTAATTCAATTAAAAAACAATGCACAAATTGACATCACACTATATTTCATAAACAGTGAATCGGGTTCTGAAGATAACAATATTTCACATTTTGGCGAATTTTATAAAAGATTAAATGGTTTAGAAATTTCCGAGATACTTGTAGATCGTGTTAAACGTGACATTAAACAAGTTGCTACAGTAATGTTTACCTCAGGAAGTACAGGATTACCAAAAGGAGTATCTTTTTCTATGTACAATCTGGTAACAAAACGTTTTGCAAGAGCTGCTGCATTGCCCGATGTTGGTAACAACGAAGTATTACTTTGCTTTTTACCGCTTTATCATACATTCGGAAGATTTCTTGAAATGCTTGGAATGCTTTATTGGAAAGGCACATATACGTTCTGCGGAAATCCATCTACCGAAACATTAATAAAATATTTTCCTATTGTTAACCCAACAGGGTTTATTAGTATTCCGTTAAGATGGTCACAGATTCATGAACGAATTATTGAAAACTCTGAAAGAAATAAGAAAAGCATAATTGAAAGTTCAGATATAAAAGAGGTTGTTGGTGCAAGATTAAGATGGGGACTTTCAGCTGCAGGTTATTTAAGTCCTGATTCTTTTAAGTTCTTTGAAAAACATAATATAATGTTATGTAGTGGTTTTGGGATGACAGAAGCTACAGGAGGTATTACAATGACAAAGCCTGGACATTATACCGAAAACTCTGTTGGAAAGGCATTACCCGGTGTTTATTTAATGTTAAGTGAAAATAGCGAACTATTATTATCTGGACATTATATTGCTCATTATCTTGAAGAGGCTAATTTTGATAATGAAATAGAATATCCTCATGAATATGAATACAGATTAGGCACAGGCGATATCTTTAAATTATTACCCGACGAGCAATATCAGATTGTTGATAGAATAAAAGATATTTATAAAAATAACAAAGGGCAAACAGTTGCTCCAAGAGTAGTTGAACAAAAATTCGAAGGAGTTGCAGGAATTAATAGAACATTTTTAGTTGGTGATGGCAAACCATATAATGTTCTGTTTATTGTTCCGAATTTAAAAGAACCACTACTTCAAGTGTGTACAACAAAAGAAATGCTAAGAGATTACTTCAGGCAAATTGTTGAACTTTGTAATCAAAATCTTGCTCCATATGATCGTATAATTAATTTTGAAATTTTAGACAGAGATTTCTCTCATGAACTAAATGAATTAACCGCAAAAGACACTTTTAACAGAAAAAATATTTTAAAAAACTTTTCAGAAATAATTGACGGTTTATATAAAAATAATTTCGTAGAACTTTATTTCGAATCTCTTACTATTAAAATACCACACTGGTTTTATCGCGATTTACGTATTCTTGATGATGATATTTTTGTTGTTGATAATGGTTTAAAAAACAGAGCTAACTCTAAAATATTGTCAATTAAAAAACATGAAAGTTATTTACAGATTGGAAACTTAAACTACAGTTTAACTAATAATTATCTTGATCTTGGAATTATTGTCAGACAACCACTTTTATGGTGCGGCAATTATGAATTATCTTCATTTTACCCATGCAAAGAAGGTTGGGATATTTCTTTCGGAAATATTTCTATTGACGTTCATATAAGCAACCAAATATCTGCTAATTATAACATAAAAAACATTTCACAAGTAAAAGATAGCAGTCTTGCAAAAACTCATTATTTAACAATTAGTGCTTACAACGACGAAACGGATAAAGCCATTAATTCAATTAAAGAATTAGGCACAATGTTAGGCGATAACACTAAACGAATTGAAGATTTAATACGTAGAAAGCTTTTTGCTCTTTCAGAACATGATAATGAAGATATCCGTTGCTTAGCTTATCGTACCCTGTTATTAGATGAACCTGAAGAAAGTTACAATAATTTATTCGGATGGTTTATGAACTCGGGAAAGAATTTCTTAAATCATGAATCAATTGAAATCCTTGCATTCTCACAGCTTGAAAAACGTAGACTTGAGGCTTTACGTAAAAGAATGCATACTTATCGGAACAATCTTGAATTTCCTACTAGTAACATTATACATCAACAATTAAATAATGTTTTCGAACTACTCGTAAACTTTGTCTCGGTTCATCCAGAATACTATAATTCTGTTCGTGCAGAACTTTCTGCATGGATATTATTAAAGCATGACAACTATCTTAAAGAAATTGCAACAAAATACATAGAAGAACTTTATAAAGAATACGAAGGGAAACTTGAAAACCAAACTCTGAGATATTCTGATTCAGAAACCAGGTCAAAAATAATTTTCGATGAAGCTCTTGACAAAATTGAAACAGAGAAAATATTCAGTGTACTATCAGATAAAACTTTCTTAAAACAATCTATTTTACTTGCATTTGACCAGGCAACATTTTCGCTCGAAGATGTACCGGATAATGGCATATGGATTTATGCAATTCAATCGTCAAACAAATTTAAGAATTACCGATTAAGTATTAACACAACAACCAACAAGCATTTTGACTTATTGTTAATTCTTAGCGAAGATATTAATTCTGACGATTATCAACAATCTATTTACTGGCTATTATCAATGGCCGGGTATCCTTTCTATCCTAGAATACTGCCAAGAATAGGTTGCTGCCGTCCTGAATTAAAAGCATTAACAGTTGCATATAAAGGCGAATTAAATGTATGGAAAAGAATATGCCAGCTTGCCTTAATGCCTCCGGAAGAGGAAGCAATAAAAACAAGAAACAGATGGAGAAGACTTTTTGTTGAATCGTTTACCTTATTCTATAGAAGCTGGAGTAATAGTGGAAATAAAATAGTTCCTGCATTAATCAGCCCCTCAAATGTTGTGGTATCCGAGCTTGATTACCATGAAGGTGCAATTTTGCAGACTATGTCTGAGATAAAAGAATATCAGAATCCTCTCTCTCTTGTAAAACCAATGGTTCATAATTTTTACATTAAAACTGTAAATTGTTATCCCGAAACAAAAAAACAGCTCGACATCCGCTGGATATTTCATTCATGTTACGAAGCTCTTGAAAAAACTAATGCTGATAATTTTTTAAATGATTTGTTAAATTCATTCAAAACTGAAAATATTTTATGCCCTAATGGTGAAAATATGCATGAAATACTTTTGGAATACACAAGAATGAGGAAAGAGAAATTCAACCCATCATTGACTTTAATGACTGCTATTGATGAATACTGGGATTGGCAGAAACTGAATAAAAAAGCAACAGCAATTGCATGTGAACAAACAATAATTGAACTTCAACGACTATACAGATTATATTTACAACCAGAAATTTCAAGGTATTATTTATATAGGCAAACTTATTTTAAAAGAGCTGATGAACCTATCCGTTTAGCATTTGACAAATTATTGGATGCTTTGTTTTCAGATAACAATAAACCTGCTTTGCAGTGTATAGAGCTATCAGATTTACAGGAAGTATTAGTAGAAGAACATGACAAATTAATATTCAGTCGCCTTGTTTTTCCTGCATATAATGTTACAAAGAAAATGGAAATCCGGAAAATCGGATTAAAAGACAAAGAACAAACTGCCGTACACTCTGTTATATCAGATAAATTCGGATTAAATTACACATTCCGCCATCCCGACCAACCTCTAGAAATTGGAAATCTTTACAGATTATTTTATCTCGAAAATTATCCTAAAATAGCCTCAACACTTGACAGACATTATATTTTAATTGACAGTAACAATAAAATTGTTGGAGGTATCTGTTATAAGATAGTGGACAAAAATGTAGTTTTACTTGATGCCGTTCTTATAACATCACTCCTTAAAAACCGTGGAATAGGAACTGCAATGGTTGAAGATTTCTTTTGCAGAATGCAAAGTCTTAACTACAAAACTATAAAAACTCATTTGTATCAGAAAAGATTTTTCGAAAAACTTGGCTTTGGCACAGATAGCCGCTGGGGCGAAAGAGTTAAGTTTTTAAAGTAA